A region of Lycium barbarum isolate Lr01 chromosome 3, ASM1917538v2, whole genome shotgun sequence DNA encodes the following proteins:
- the LOC132629854 gene encoding uncharacterized protein LOC132629854, whose protein sequence is MAESPAPSGVTGKILVIFFIGFLAFVYQSIKPPPPKICGSPNGPAITATRIKLSDGRHLAYKEQGVPKDHAKYKIVSIHGFDGCRHDVAFASTLSPDVIESLGIYIVSFDRPGYGESDPHPKRTAKTLALDIEELADQLKLGSKFYVVGYSMGGQAVWGCLKYIPHRLAGAALLTPVVNYWWPNFPANLSTKSYYDQLLPDQWTLRVAHYLPWLTYWWFTQQYFPSSSVAAHSPDILCPQDMQLGPKFAASQEEYRAQISQQGEFESLHRDAMVGFGTWEFDPMDLKNPFDKNEGSVHIWQGDEDGLVPATLQRYIAEKLPWIQYHEIRGGGHLFPYADGMGDKIIKTFLLGEKFVP, encoded by the exons ATGGCAGAGTCCCCTGCTCcctcag GTGTGACTGGGAAAATACTTGTAATTTTCTTCATTGGGTTTTTGGCATTTGTTTATCAGTCAATTAAGCCACCTCCTCCCAAAATTTGTGGTTCACCAAATGGACCTGCAATTACTGCAACTAGAATAAAACTCTCTGATGGAAGGCATTTGGCTTATAAAGAACAAGGTGTTCCAAAAGATCATGCAAAGTACAAAATTGTGTCCATCCATGGCTTTGATGGTTGCAGGCATGATGTTGCTTTTGCCAGCACTCTTTCTCCT GATGTTATTGAGAGTTTGGGAATATACATTGTTTCATTTGATAGACCTGGTTATGGAGAAAGTGATCCTCACCCAAAAAGAACAGCGAAGACCTTAGCTCTTGATATAGAGGAGTTAGCTGATCAATTGAAATTGGGATCCAAATTTTATGTTGTTGGATATTCCATGGGTGGGCAAGCAGTCTGGGGCTGTCTCAAATATATTCCTCATAG ATTGGCAGGAGCAGCTCTTCTAACACCTGTGGTTAACTACTGGTGGCCTAATTTCCCTGCAAATTTGTCTACAAAATCTTATTATGATCAGCTTTTGCCAGATCAATGGACACTTAGAGTTGCTCACTATCTTCCATGGTTGACTTATTGGTGGTTCACTCAACAGTATTTTCCTTCTTCTAGTGTTGCAGCTCATAGTCCTGATATTTTATGTCCTCAAGATATGCAGTTAGGACCTAAATTTGCTGCATCACAAGAAGAATATCGG GCACAAATTAGCCAACAAGGTGAATTTGAATCACTCCATAGAGATGCAATGGTTGGATTTGGCACATGGGAATTTGATCCAATGGATTTAAAAAATCCATTTGATAAAAATGAAGGCTCTGTTCACATATGGCAAGGTGATGAAGATGGACTTGTACCTGCAACTCTACAAAGATATATTGCTGAAAAATTACCATGGATTCAATATCATGAAATTAGAGGTGGTGGTCATTTATTTCCTTATGCTGATGGAATGGGAGATAAAATTATCAAGACATTCTTACTTGGGGAAAAATTTGTACCGTAA